From a region of the Zingiber officinale cultivar Zhangliang chromosome 10B, Zo_v1.1, whole genome shotgun sequence genome:
- the LOC122030601 gene encoding lysine-rich arabinogalactan protein 18-like → MLRRSALLFLSFVLVTASHASAQSPAASPTTLAPSLSPVTPASVPPAVAPPLLTPTSTPAASPIKAVAAPAKTPDASPPKATAPSVSPVSPPPSPVPVTSPPAPPPTLPPPVLAPAATPSKPTEVPSPAPSKSKKKPKKTTKKKKIQSPAPAPAPFSHRHSPLAPVAASPAGSVDAPGPSFAADQASGAVSVRSKVSGGLISVAAWLPLLGLAVV, encoded by the exons ATGCTCCGCCGCTCCGCCCTTCTCTTCCTTTCCTTCGTCCTCGTCACTGCCTCCCACGCCTCCGCCCAGTCCCCAGCCGCCTCCCCCACTACCCTCGCCCCTTCCCTATCCCCTGTCACTCCCGCTTCTGTTCCCCCCGCCGTCGCCCCACCCCTGCTCACCCCCACATCTACCCCTGCCGCTTCTCCCATCAAGGCCGTCGCCGCCCCAGCCAAAACTCCCGACGCCTCTCCTCCGAAAGCCACGGCACCCTCCGTCTCCCCCGTGTCGCCCCCTCCGTCCCCCGTGCCTGTGACTTCCCCGCCCGCGCCTCCCCCGACATTACCACCGCCGGTGCTAGCACCAGCAGCCACTCCAAGCAAGCCCACGGAAGTCCCGTCGCCAGCGCCtagcaagagcaagaagaagccgaagaagacgaccaagaagaagaagatccagAGTCCCGCCCCTGCCCCGGCGCCGTTCTCACACAGACACAGCCCTCTGGCCCCTGTTGCCGCGTCTCCGGCAGGAAGCGTCGATGCGCCAGGGCCCAGTTTCGCCGCTGATCAAGCG AGTGGTGCAGTGTCAGTGAGATCCAAAGTTTCAGGCGGCCTCATTTCAGTGGCGGCGTGGCTTCCACTGCTCGGCTTGGCTGTGGTCTGA
- the LOC122030600 gene encoding 3-oxo-Delta(4,5)-steroid 5-beta-reductase-like, with translation MSWWWAGAISAGRKLAVGEDSVRASRYPSVALVVGATGIVGSSLYDILPLSDTPGGPWKVYGVSRRPPRQSFLSPNLVDAVALPVEHVACDIADTADALAKLSPLTDVTHVFYAAFSRRSTAAETRTANASMLRNVLAAVLPAAANLQHVCLQTGRDHYLGPFRSTGAAEAMSVEPHDPPFREDMPRLEAPNFYYDLEDVLFDELSKRERGSVSWSIHRPTTVFGFSPCSSMNLVVTLCVYAAICQKEGAPLRWFGGRAAWDGFSDASDADLVAEQQIWAAVDPYSKNEAFNCSNGDAFKWKHLWAVLAEQFGVPAVGYQDEGGNRLKLKNLMQGKEAVWEEIVTENELVPTTLEEVANWAYADAVLGVELEHLDNMNKSKEHGFLGFRNSINSFNAWIDKLKAYRIVP, from the coding sequence ATGAGCTGGTGGTGGGCAGGCGCCATTAGCGCCGGAAGGAAGCTGGCCGTCGGCGAGGACTCTGTCAGAGCCTCCAGATACCCGAGCGTCGCCCTCGTCGTCGGCGCCACCGGCATCGTTGGCTCCAGTCTCTACGACATTCTTCCCCTCTCCGACACCCCCGGCGGTCCCTGGAAGGTCTACGGCGTCTCTCGCCGCCCCCCGCGGCAATCCTTCCTCTCCCCCAATCTCGTCGACGCCGTCGCCCTCCCCGTCGAGCACGTCGCCTGCGATATCGCTGATACCGCCGATGCCCTCGCGAAGCTGTCGCCGCTCACCGACGTCACCCATGTCTTCTACGCTGCGTTCTCTCGCCGATCCACTGCCGCCGAGACCCGCACCGCCAACGCCTCCATGCTACGCAACGTCCTCGCCGCCGTGCTCCCCGCTGCGGCGAATCTCCAGCACGTGTGCCTCCAGACCGGCCGCGATCATTACCTCGGTCCCTTTCGATCCACCGGCGCGGCCGAGGCGATGTCGGTGGAGCCCCACGACCCGCCCTTCCGCGAGGACATGCCGCGCCTCGAGGCTCCCAATTTCTACTACGACCTCGAGGACGTCCTGTTCGACGAATTGTCCAAGAGAGAGAGAGGCTCCGTTTCGTGGTCGATCCACCGCCCCACCACCGTCTTCGGCTTCTCCCCATGCAGCAGCATGAACCTCGTCGTCACCCTTTGCGTCTACGCCGCCATCTGCCAAAAGGAAGGCGCGCCGCTCCGGTGGTTCGGCGGCCGGGCGGCGTGGGACGGATTCAGCGACGCGTCGGACGCCGACCTCGTGGCCGAGCAGCAGATCTGGGCCGCCGTCGACCCCTACTCCAAGAACGAGGCATTCAACTGCAGCAACGGAGACGCGTTCAAGTGGAAACACCTCTGGGCGGTGCTGGCGGAGCAGTTCGGTGTGCCGGCGGTGGGCTACCAGGACGAGGGCGGGAATCGGCTCAAGCTGAAGAATTTGATGCAGGGGAAGGAGGCGGTGTGGGAGGAGATCGTGACGGAGAACGAGCTGGTGCCGACCACGTTGGAGGAGGTGGCGAACTGGGCATACGCGGATGCTGTGCTGGGCGTGGAGTTGGAGCACCTCGACAACATgaacaagagcaaggagcacggcTTCTTGGGCTTCAGGAACTCGATAAACTCTTTCAACGCTTGGATTGATAAACTGAAGGCTTACAGGATTGTTCCATGA